One part of the Pseudomonas sp. MYb118 genome encodes these proteins:
- a CDS encoding YkgJ family cysteine cluster protein — MMKPNLIAAAEIDRLDTWAKYSAPMCGSCVSSCCTLPVEVKIKDLIRIGIVDEFELGDPPKNIAKRLQKEGLVERFNQKTGIFTLQRMSNNDCYYLDRKSRLCTIYDKRPDTCRNHPKIGPRPGYCAYKPKEVERERGSRSIERF, encoded by the coding sequence ATGATGAAGCCCAACCTGATCGCCGCCGCCGAGATCGATCGCCTCGATACCTGGGCCAAGTACTCCGCCCCGATGTGCGGCTCGTGCGTGTCCAGTTGCTGCACCCTGCCGGTCGAGGTCAAGATCAAGGACCTGATCCGCATTGGCATCGTCGACGAATTCGAACTGGGCGACCCGCCGAAGAACATCGCCAAGCGCCTGCAAAAGGAAGGTCTGGTGGAGCGCTTCAACCAGAAAACCGGCATCTTCACGCTGCAGCGCATGAGCAACAACGATTGCTACTACCTGGATCGTAAGAGCCGCCTGTGCACCATTTATGACAAGCGCCCGGACACCTGCCGCAACCACCCGAAAATCGGCCCGCGGCCAGGGTATTGCGCGTACAAGCCCAAGGAAGTCGAGCGTGAACGCGGTTCGCGCAGCATCGAGCGGTTCTGA
- a CDS encoding glycogen/starch/alpha-glucan phosphorylase translates to MTQEPLVREAEVAAFRDAVLTKLTYAVGKDPDHAFDHDWFEAIALAARDHMVEHWMDHTRQIYRKGQKRVYYLSLEFLIGRLLYDSLSNLGLLDVAREALTELGVDLERIRLLEPDAALGNGGLGRLAACFMESMSSLGIAGHGYGIRYEHGLFRQAIVDGWQQEQTEHWLDFGNPWEFERPEVVYPIGFGGSVETVTDENGKTKQVWSPGETVRAIAYDTPVVGWRGASVNTLRLWRARAMEDLHLERFNAGDHLGAVAEVARAESISRVLYPADSTEAGQELRLRQEYFFVAASLQDLLRRHRNMHTSVLTLGDHASIQLNDTHPSIAVAELMRQLVDVYDVEWGAAWEVTVATLSYTNHTLLPEALETWPVGLMERMLPRHMQIIYLINAQHIDSLRAKGIHDFDVLRAVSLIEEDNGRRVRMGNLAFLGSHSVNGVSGLHTQLMRKTVFSELHKLYPTRINNKTNGITFRRWLYQANSELTSMLVDALGPDLLDHPEERLQELEPFAEKPAFRKAFAEQRLHSKKALAYLIHERLGVAVNPAAMFDVQVKRIHEYKRQLLNLLHTVALYQAIRAEPEIDWVPRVKIFAGKAAASYHQAKLIIKLTNDIARVVNNDPTVRGLLKVVFLPNYNVSLAESIIPAADLSEQISTAGFEASGTSNMKFGLNGALTIGTLDGANVEMCERIGAEHMFIFGLSAQQVEARKQNHEFNATPDIAASRRLGDVLQAIRGGVFSPDDPSRYTGLIDSLIDYDRFFVCADFDAYWEAQMRVEAHWHDSEAWWRSAVLNTARMGWFSSDRTIREYATDIWKALE, encoded by the coding sequence ATGACTCAAGAACCACTTGTTCGCGAAGCAGAGGTGGCCGCATTTCGCGACGCCGTCTTGACCAAACTCACCTACGCGGTGGGCAAAGACCCGGATCACGCCTTCGACCACGACTGGTTCGAAGCCATTGCGCTGGCGGCGCGCGATCACATGGTCGAGCACTGGATGGACCACACCCGGCAGATCTACCGCAAGGGTCAGAAGCGGGTCTATTACCTCTCCCTGGAATTTCTCATCGGCCGGCTGCTCTACGACAGCCTGAGCAACCTCGGCCTGCTGGATGTGGCCCGCGAGGCCCTGACCGAGCTGGGTGTCGACCTGGAGCGCATCCGCCTGCTGGAGCCCGACGCGGCGCTGGGTAACGGCGGTCTCGGTCGCCTGGCCGCCTGCTTCATGGAAAGTATGTCGAGCCTGGGCATTGCCGGTCACGGCTATGGCATTCGTTACGAGCACGGCCTGTTCCGCCAGGCGATCGTCGATGGCTGGCAGCAGGAGCAGACCGAGCACTGGCTGGACTTCGGCAACCCCTGGGAATTCGAGCGTCCGGAAGTGGTGTACCCGATTGGCTTCGGTGGCAGCGTTGAAACCGTCACCGACGAAAACGGCAAGACCAAACAAGTCTGGTCGCCAGGGGAAACCGTGCGCGCCATTGCCTACGACACCCCGGTGGTCGGCTGGCGCGGGGCGAGCGTCAACACTCTGCGCCTGTGGCGGGCCCGGGCCATGGAAGACCTGCACCTGGAGCGCTTCAACGCCGGTGACCACCTGGGCGCGGTCGCCGAAGTGGCGCGGGCGGAAAGCATTTCCCGCGTGCTCTACCCGGCCGACAGCACCGAAGCCGGCCAGGAACTGCGCCTGCGCCAGGAATACTTCTTCGTCGCCGCGTCCCTGCAGGACTTGCTGCGCCGCCATCGCAACATGCACACCTCGGTGCTGACCCTGGGCGATCATGCCTCGATCCAGCTCAACGACACCCACCCCTCGATTGCCGTGGCCGAGCTGATGCGGCAGTTGGTCGATGTTTATGACGTCGAATGGGGCGCGGCCTGGGAAGTGACCGTCGCCACGCTGTCCTACACCAACCACACGCTGTTGCCCGAGGCGCTGGAAACCTGGCCGGTGGGGTTGATGGAGCGCATGCTGCCCCGGCACATGCAGATCATCTACCTGATCAACGCCCAGCACATCGACTCGCTGCGGGCCAAGGGCATCCATGATTTCGACGTGCTGCGCGCGGTGTCGCTGATCGAGGAAGACAACGGCCGCCGGGTACGCATGGGTAACCTCGCCTTCCTCGGCTCCCACAGTGTCAACGGTGTGTCGGGGCTGCATACGCAGCTGATGCGCAAGACGGTGTTCTCCGAGCTGCACAAGCTCTACCCGACGCGGATCAACAACAAGACCAACGGCATTACCTTCCGCCGCTGGCTGTACCAGGCCAACTCGGAACTGACCTCGATGCTGGTCGATGCCCTCGGCCCGGACCTTCTGGATCACCCGGAAGAGCGCCTGCAGGAGCTGGAGCCGTTCGCCGAGAAACCGGCATTTCGCAAGGCGTTCGCCGAGCAGCGCCTGCACAGCAAGAAAGCCCTGGCCTACCTGATTCACGAGCGCCTGGGTGTGGCGGTCAACCCGGCGGCGATGTTCGACGTGCAGGTCAAGCGGATTCACGAATACAAACGCCAGTTGCTCAACCTGCTGCACACCGTGGCGCTGTACCAGGCCATTCGCGCCGAGCCGGAAATCGACTGGGTGCCGCGGGTGAAGATCTTCGCCGGCAAGGCGGCGGCCAGCTACCACCAGGCCAAGCTGATCATCAAACTGACCAACGACATCGCCCGGGTGGTGAACAACGACCCGACCGTACGTGGCCTGCTCAAGGTGGTGTTCCTGCCCAACTACAACGTCAGCCTGGCGGAGAGCATCATCCCGGCGGCGGATTTGTCGGAGCAGATTTCCACTGCGGGCTTCGAGGCCTCGGGCACCAGCAACATGAAGTTCGGCCTCAACGGCGCGCTGACCATCGGTACCCTGGACGGCGCCAACGTCGAGATGTGCGAACGCATCGGTGCCGAGCACATGTTCATCTTCGGCCTGAGCGCGCAACAGGTGGAGGCACGCAAGCAGAACCACGAGTTCAATGCGACGCCGGACATCGCCGCGTCCCGGCGGTTGGGGGATGTACTGCAAGCGATCCGCGGCGGGGTGTTCTCGCCGGATGATCCATCGCGCTACACCGGCCTGATCGACTCGTTGATCGACTACGACCGCTTCTTCGTCTGTGCCGACTTCGATGCCTACTGGGAGGCGCAGATGCGTGTCGAGGCCCATTGGCACGATTCCGAGGCCTGGTGGCGCTCGGCGGTATTGAACACCGCCCGGATGGGCTGGTTCTCTTCCGACCGGACCATTCGCGAGTACGCCACCGACATCTGGAAGGCCCTGGAGTAA